A part of Arthrobacter dokdonellae genomic DNA contains:
- the lspA gene encoding signal peptidase II yields MPAAPAAGAGGGTQARTRRRAFLLVWVGFAALAYVCDQLTKLWVTGTMVEGQRTPVIPGILQWYYIRNSGAAFSIGEGFTWFFTLVMAAVAVFIIVLSRRIGSFWWALGLGLLLGGALGNLTDRLFREPSFGMGHVVDFISFPHFAIFNMADMAVVGGVITVCLLTLLGIPLAGRRARAAETAGAGPDAGPAGEAGDSAHD; encoded by the coding sequence ATGCCCGCCGCACCGGCCGCCGGGGCGGGGGGCGGCACCCAAGCCCGCACCCGGCGTCGTGCCTTCCTTCTGGTCTGGGTGGGATTCGCGGCGCTGGCCTACGTGTGCGACCAGCTCACCAAGCTGTGGGTGACCGGCACCATGGTGGAAGGCCAGCGCACACCGGTCATCCCCGGCATCCTGCAGTGGTATTACATCCGCAACTCCGGCGCGGCGTTCTCCATCGGCGAGGGATTCACCTGGTTCTTTACGCTGGTCATGGCCGCGGTTGCGGTGTTCATCATTGTCCTCTCCCGCCGCATCGGATCGTTCTGGTGGGCCCTGGGCCTGGGACTGCTGCTGGGCGGCGCTCTGGGCAACCTGACCGACCGGCTCTTCCGCGAGCCGTCGTTTGGCATGGGCCACGTGGTGGATTTCATCTCCTTCCCGCACTTTGCCATCTTCAACATGGCGGACATGGCCGTGGTGGGGGGCGTCATCACCGTCTGCCTGCTGACACTTCTGGGGATCCCGCTGGCCGGCCGGCGCGCCCGTGCCGCGGAAACAGCGGGTGCCGGCCCGGACGCGGGTCCCGCGGGGGAGGCGGGGGATTCCGCCCATGACTGA
- a CDS encoding RluA family pseudouridine synthase, producing MTETFTVPVEAAGRRVDAALAELLGISRSVAALLCSEGNVLQDGAAVGKSEKFRAGASIQVTIPERRDPLAVVVEPVDGLEILLDDEEFVVVDKPVGVAAHPSPGWVGPTVVGGLAAAGYRISTSGAQERAGIVHRLDVGTSGAMVVAKTEHAYTVLKQAFRDRTVDKVYHAVVQGLPDPLQGTIDAPIGRHPGHDWRFAVIEDGRASVTHYEVLEAFGKATLVEVHLETGRTHQIRVHFSALRHPCAGDLTYGADPKLAAELGLTRQWLHAHKLGFTHPSTGKPVAVTSPYPQDLDYALKALRGEP from the coding sequence ATGACTGAGACGTTCACGGTCCCTGTGGAGGCGGCCGGCCGCCGCGTCGACGCCGCCCTGGCCGAGCTGCTGGGCATCTCCCGGTCGGTGGCGGCGCTGCTGTGCTCCGAGGGCAACGTGCTCCAGGACGGCGCCGCCGTGGGGAAGTCGGAGAAGTTCCGGGCCGGCGCCAGCATCCAGGTGACCATCCCCGAACGGCGCGACCCGCTCGCCGTCGTCGTCGAGCCCGTCGACGGACTGGAAATACTGCTCGACGACGAGGAGTTCGTTGTCGTGGACAAGCCGGTGGGCGTCGCCGCGCACCCGTCGCCCGGCTGGGTGGGTCCCACCGTGGTGGGAGGCCTCGCCGCGGCCGGCTACCGCATTTCCACGTCCGGGGCGCAGGAACGGGCCGGAATTGTCCACCGCCTGGACGTGGGGACATCCGGGGCCATGGTGGTGGCCAAGACGGAACATGCGTACACCGTACTGAAGCAGGCCTTCCGCGACCGCACCGTGGACAAGGTCTACCATGCCGTGGTCCAGGGGCTTCCCGATCCGCTTCAGGGCACCATTGACGCGCCGATCGGCCGCCACCCGGGACACGACTGGCGGTTCGCCGTTATCGAGGACGGGCGCGCCTCCGTCACCCACTACGAAGTTCTGGAGGCGTTTGGGAAGGCGACCCTCGTGGAGGTCCATCTGGAAACCGGACGCACCCATCAGATCCGCGTGCACTTCTCGGCCCTGCGCCATCCCTGTGCAGGCGACCTTACCTATGGCGCAGACCCAAAGCTCGCGGCCGAGCTGGGCCTGACCAGGCAGTGGCTGCACGCCCACAAGCTCGGCTTCACGCATCCGTCCACGGGAAAGCCGGTGGCCGTCACCAGCCCGTATCCGCAGGACCTTGACTACGCCTTGAAGGCGCTGCGCGGCGAGCCCTGA
- a CDS encoding YggS family pyridoxal phosphate-dependent enzyme: MNTLDDRTSQLADNLASVNARIRRAADAADRADVPALIVVTKFHPAADVTLLRGLGVADVGENRDQEAAAKAAAVADPALRWHFIGQLQGNKAKSVVQYAHSVHSVDRASLVAALGRAVAVQQDRDGRAPLECFIQVDLSQSGRSGGERGAGPRGRGGAAPSDVPALADAVADTPGLSLAGVMAVAPLGVDPAAAFALLARVSAAVVAQHPGAAAISAGMSQDLEQAIAAGATHLRVGSDILGPRPAVR, translated from the coding sequence ATGAACACCCTGGACGACCGCACCTCCCAGCTCGCGGACAACCTCGCTTCCGTTAACGCACGGATCCGCCGCGCTGCCGACGCCGCCGACCGCGCGGATGTCCCGGCACTGATCGTCGTGACGAAATTCCACCCCGCCGCCGACGTCACGCTCCTGCGCGGCCTGGGCGTGGCGGACGTGGGGGAGAACCGCGACCAGGAGGCGGCGGCCAAGGCGGCTGCCGTCGCCGACCCTGCGCTGCGCTGGCACTTCATCGGGCAGCTGCAGGGCAACAAGGCCAAATCGGTGGTGCAATACGCCCATTCCGTGCACTCGGTGGACAGGGCGTCGCTCGTGGCGGCACTGGGCCGGGCCGTGGCGGTCCAGCAGGACCGCGACGGGCGCGCGCCACTTGAATGCTTCATCCAGGTCGATCTCTCCCAGTCCGGCCGCAGTGGCGGGGAGCGGGGGGCCGGCCCGAGGGGCCGGGGAGGGGCGGCGCCGTCGGACGTCCCGGCCCTCGCGGACGCGGTGGCGGACACCCCGGGGCTCTCGCTGGCCGGCGTCATGGCCGTGGCGCCGCTGGGCGTGGACCCCGCAGCGGCCTTTGCCCTGCTGGCCCGGGTTTCCGCGGCCGTGGTGGCCCAACACCCCGGCGCGGCGGCCATCTCCGCCGGCATGAGCCAGGACCTGGAACAGGCCATTGCCGCCGGGGCGACACACCTGCGTGTCGGTTCCGATATACTCGGCCCCCGCCCTGCCGTGCGGTAG
- a CDS encoding cell division protein FtsQ/DivIB → MAEPRRPRIISTRPTATPAAQQGGPGRNLPHQEFPGDDAAKAGSGAPAPKARATNAKVSVAPVPDEDSVATDRTSGAASGGPEASRPDGRATVAAKRAGARHSGTGRDHPPSGAQQPGDPRAGDRKTGARRAGSDEADARGTRYSLWPRFGRGSQRAAAPRTAGNATAAPGTAGGEGGARVLAFPEPAHKRRRRRVWLGAAGIAAVLAVVMALALFSPALAVKKVTFDGGRLIADKTLQAAVAPLIGRPLPQVTQGDVDALLAKVPQIKRSSIEARPPSTLLVHVVERVPVALLKVGPAWIQVDQDGVPLGKVADQSKVSLPLINGGTAAVGTATFRAITAVLATLPKSVLGKLASASAKSPDAVELQMVDGKTVVWGNASDMELKAQVLDALVNAPAPVPTDGAPPPPPVKVYDVSAPRHPVTR, encoded by the coding sequence GTGGCTGAGCCAAGGCGCCCGCGCATTATCAGCACGCGTCCCACCGCAACCCCGGCTGCGCAACAGGGCGGGCCCGGCAGGAACCTGCCGCACCAGGAATTTCCCGGGGACGACGCGGCGAAGGCCGGCTCCGGCGCCCCCGCGCCCAAGGCCCGGGCGACCAACGCCAAGGTGTCCGTCGCGCCGGTGCCCGACGAGGACTCCGTCGCCACGGACCGGACATCCGGGGCGGCGTCGGGGGGCCCCGAGGCCTCCCGACCCGACGGCCGTGCCACGGTGGCTGCGAAACGGGCTGGCGCCAGGCATTCCGGGACCGGACGGGACCACCCGCCGTCCGGCGCGCAGCAGCCCGGTGACCCACGCGCCGGCGACCGGAAGACCGGCGCCCGGCGCGCGGGATCCGACGAGGCCGATGCGCGGGGCACCAGGTACAGCCTGTGGCCACGCTTCGGGCGGGGATCCCAACGGGCAGCCGCGCCCCGCACCGCCGGCAACGCGACCGCCGCGCCGGGCACCGCCGGGGGAGAGGGCGGAGCCCGGGTGCTGGCGTTTCCCGAGCCGGCGCACAAGCGGAGGCGCAGGCGCGTTTGGCTGGGCGCGGCGGGGATCGCCGCCGTCCTGGCCGTGGTCATGGCGCTGGCACTGTTTTCGCCGGCCCTGGCCGTCAAGAAGGTCACCTTCGACGGGGGCAGGCTGATCGCGGACAAGACGCTGCAGGCGGCGGTTGCGCCGCTGATCGGGCGTCCGCTGCCGCAGGTGACGCAGGGCGACGTGGATGCGCTGCTGGCCAAGGTGCCCCAAATCAAGCGTTCGAGCATTGAGGCGCGTCCGCCGTCCACGCTTCTGGTGCACGTGGTGGAGCGTGTTCCCGTGGCGCTGCTGAAGGTCGGCCCGGCCTGGATCCAGGTGGACCAGGACGGCGTGCCGCTGGGCAAGGTCGCGGACCAGTCGAAGGTTTCGTTGCCCCTGATTAACGGGGGGACGGCCGCTGTCGGCACGGCCACCTTCCGGGCCATCACTGCGGTGCTTGCCACGCTGCCGAAGTCTGTCCTGGGCAAGCTGGCGAGTGCCTCGGCAAAGTCGCCGGACGCCGTCGAACTGCAAATGGTTGATGGCAAGACGGTGGTCTGGGGCAATGCTTCCGACATGGAGCTGAAGGCCCAGGTCCTGGACGCCCTGGTCAACGCACCGGCGCCGGTGCCGACAGACGGGGCACCCCCGCCCCCGCCGGTCAAGGTGTACGACGTCAGCGCGCCCCGCCATCCTGTGACACGCTAG
- a CDS encoding YggT family protein, giving the protein MSNPLSLVFGLLYLLLLLYFLTLLVRLVFDWIQVFAREWRPRGAALVGASFIYRLTDPPLRTLRRLIPPLRIGSVALDIGFLLLLVAVGIAMSVTRSLAV; this is encoded by the coding sequence GTGTCAAATCCATTAAGCCTCGTTTTTGGGCTGCTTTACCTGCTGCTGCTGCTGTACTTCCTCACGCTCCTGGTCCGGCTGGTATTTGACTGGATCCAGGTCTTTGCGCGTGAGTGGCGTCCCCGCGGGGCCGCGCTGGTGGGAGCCTCCTTCATCTACCGGTTGACGGACCCGCCCCTCCGTACGCTGCGGCGCCTGATTCCTCCGCTGCGCATCGGCAGCGTTGCCCTGGACATCGGCTTCCTGCTGCTGCTGGTGGCGGTCGGCATTGCGATGAGCGTTACAAGGAGTTTGGCGGTTTAA
- a CDS encoding DivIVA domain-containing protein: MALTPEDVVNKRFQPTKFREGYDQDEVDDFLDEIVVELRRLHQENDDLRKQLADGGTGAKAAPAAAAPLAAKAPDVAESVPAAPAEPAAPEPVVEAAPVVESKPAAAPAGATSSVESAAGVLAMAQKLHDEYVNAGVEQRDKIIAEAQIEASSLVNDAQEKSRKTLGALEQQRSVLERKVEQLRGFERDYRSRLKTYIEGQLRDLDARGSVASPDFAEGNSES; encoded by the coding sequence ATGGCGCTCACGCCAGAAGACGTTGTCAACAAGCGGTTCCAGCCGACCAAGTTCCGTGAAGGCTACGACCAGGACGAAGTTGACGACTTTCTTGACGAGATAGTTGTGGAACTGCGCCGCCTTCATCAGGAAAATGATGACCTGCGCAAGCAGCTTGCTGACGGCGGGACGGGCGCAAAGGCTGCCCCGGCCGCAGCGGCGCCGCTGGCGGCCAAGGCTCCCGACGTGGCGGAGTCCGTTCCGGCTGCCCCGGCCGAACCGGCCGCCCCCGAGCCGGTGGTTGAGGCAGCGCCCGTCGTGGAGTCCAAACCCGCCGCCGCCCCCGCGGGCGCCACGAGCAGTGTCGAATCCGCCGCCGGCGTCCTGGCCATGGCACAGAAGCTGCACGACGAGTACGTCAACGCGGGCGTCGAGCAGCGGGACAAGATCATTGCCGAGGCACAGATCGAAGCCAGCTCGCTCGTCAACGATGCGCAGGAAAAGAGCCGGAAGACCCTCGGCGCCCTCGAGCAGCAGCGCTCCGTCCTGGAACGCAAGGTCGAACAGCTCCGCGGCTTTGAGCGCGACTACCGCTCACGCCTGAAGACCTACATCGAAGGCCAGCTCCGCGACCTCGATGCCCGCGGCTCCGTTGCCTCCCCAGACTTCGCCGAAGGCAACTCGGAGTCCTAG
- the murC gene encoding UDP-N-acetylmuramate--L-alanine ligase produces MAANSGAQGGPYTAPSLNELGRVHFIGMGGAGMSAIARIMLGQGVPVSGSDAKASAGLMELSALGAVVHLGHDRANVAAVDTVVVSTAIRDDNPELLAATDWGLRVLHRSQALAAAMAGDRVVAVAGTHGKTTTTSMITVMLRGAGVDASFAVGGTVQGLGVNAAHGTADVFVAEADESDASFLNYRPRIAVVTNLEADHLDHYGTPEAVFAAFEAFTALLPEDGVLVACADDAGSARLARLAAESGTRTVTYGFSASADLRVAAGSGHGLDTDTTLAVPATLLGDGAAGLSVPLHLQVPGAHNISNAAAAVAVALALGVDVHDATAALATFSGAARRFEAKGEGRGVRVFDDYAHHPTEVTAALTAARTVAAGHKVHVLFQPHLFSRTQAFAAEFARALDLADTVAVLDIYPAREDPIPGVTSRLVTDALSVPPGYAPDPAAAVAALADAAQAGDIILTVGAGDVTGYGPALVAALNAPSGSESASTPGGPRG; encoded by the coding sequence ATGGCGGCAAACAGCGGAGCGCAGGGGGGGCCCTACACGGCGCCGTCCCTGAACGAGCTGGGCCGCGTCCACTTCATCGGCATGGGCGGGGCCGGGATGTCCGCCATTGCGCGCATCATGCTCGGGCAGGGCGTGCCGGTGAGCGGCTCGGACGCCAAGGCCTCCGCCGGCCTCATGGAACTGTCGGCGCTCGGTGCAGTGGTGCACCTGGGCCATGACCGGGCCAACGTTGCCGCCGTGGACACCGTGGTGGTTTCCACTGCCATCCGCGACGACAATCCCGAACTGCTGGCCGCGACGGACTGGGGACTGCGCGTGCTGCACCGCTCCCAGGCGCTGGCCGCGGCCATGGCGGGGGACCGCGTGGTGGCCGTGGCCGGCACGCACGGCAAGACGACCACCACGTCGATGATCACCGTCATGCTCCGCGGTGCGGGCGTGGACGCGTCCTTTGCCGTGGGCGGGACCGTGCAGGGGCTGGGCGTCAACGCCGCACACGGCACCGCGGATGTCTTTGTTGCCGAGGCGGACGAATCGGATGCCTCCTTCCTGAACTACCGGCCCCGCATCGCCGTGGTCACCAACCTGGAGGCGGACCACCTGGACCACTACGGCACGCCGGAGGCGGTCTTTGCAGCCTTTGAAGCGTTCACCGCACTGCTGCCGGAGGACGGCGTGCTGGTGGCCTGTGCGGACGACGCCGGATCGGCCCGCCTCGCCCGGCTGGCCGCGGAGTCGGGCACGCGCACCGTCACCTACGGTTTTTCCGCCTCCGCCGACCTCCGCGTCGCGGCCGGCTCCGGCCACGGACTGGACACGGACACCACGCTGGCCGTCCCGGCAACCCTGCTCGGGGACGGTGCAGCCGGCCTGTCCGTGCCCCTGCACCTTCAGGTGCCGGGTGCGCACAACATCAGCAACGCGGCCGCTGCGGTTGCCGTGGCCCTGGCCCTGGGCGTCGACGTCCATGACGCCACGGCGGCCCTTGCCACGTTCAGCGGTGCCGCACGCCGGTTCGAAGCCAAGGGGGAGGGCCGCGGCGTGCGGGTCTTTGACGACTATGCCCACCACCCCACGGAGGTCACGGCGGCGCTGACGGCGGCACGTACCGTGGCCGCCGGCCACAAGGTGCACGTGCTCTTCCAGCCCCACCTGTTTTCCCGCACCCAGGCGTTCGCCGCCGAGTTTGCCCGCGCGCTGGACCTGGCCGACACCGTGGCCGTGCTGGACATCTACCCCGCCCGCGAGGACCCGATCCCGGGCGTCACGAGTCGGCTGGTCACCGATGCCCTGTCGGTCCCGCCGGGTTACGCTCCGGACCCGGCGGCCGCCGTGGCGGCGCTGGCCGACGCCGCGCAGGCGGGCGACATCATCCTCACCGTCGGCGCCGGCGACGTGACCGGCTACGGCCCGGCCCTGGTCGCGGCCCTCAACGCGCCGTCCGGCAGTGAATCGGCCAGCACCCCGGGGGGTCCCCGTGGCTGA
- a CDS encoding polyphenol oxidase family protein yields MLWFSEEVRPGLWVGFTDAAAGNLAFHVGDAPARVSANRAAVDARVTGMAGASSGLHLQYMDQVHGRDVAEVRVPAPAPASGTLPAGPTADAMVSRSASLAVMVADCVPVVFAGADADGAPVLGVAHAGRPGVEKGVIAATVSGLRTAGAVTLQAWIGPSVCGRCYEVPVEMRAAVSAVEPAARSTTSWGTPALDLPAAVAARLDGLGVRARNVGVCTLEHDSFFSHRRSVRDGAAEGRFVGFAALASGPD; encoded by the coding sequence GTGCTGTGGTTCTCTGAAGAAGTCCGTCCCGGATTGTGGGTCGGGTTCACGGATGCCGCGGCCGGCAACCTGGCCTTTCACGTTGGCGACGCTCCTGCGCGGGTTTCCGCGAACAGGGCGGCCGTCGACGCCCGTGTGACCGGAATGGCCGGCGCCTCCTCCGGACTCCACCTGCAATACATGGACCAGGTCCACGGAAGGGACGTGGCCGAGGTGCGTGTGCCGGCCCCCGCTCCGGCCTCCGGAACCCTGCCCGCCGGGCCGACGGCGGATGCTATGGTCTCGCGTTCGGCCAGCCTGGCCGTGATGGTCGCCGATTGCGTGCCCGTGGTCTTTGCCGGTGCGGACGCCGACGGTGCGCCCGTGCTCGGCGTCGCCCACGCGGGCCGGCCCGGCGTGGAAAAGGGCGTCATTGCCGCCACAGTTTCCGGGCTCCGGACTGCCGGTGCGGTGACCCTTCAGGCGTGGATCGGCCCCAGCGTGTGCGGACGCTGCTACGAGGTGCCGGTGGAGATGCGGGCAGCGGTTTCCGCCGTCGAGCCGGCAGCGCGCTCCACGACGTCCTGGGGCACGCCCGCGCTGGACCTGCCTGCCGCCGTCGCAGCCCGCCTTGACGGCCTGGGCGTGCGCGCACGGAACGTGGGCGTGTGCACCCTCGAACACGACTCGTTTTTCTCCCACCGGCGCTCCGTACGCGACGGCGCCGCCGAAGGGCGCTTCGTCGGGTTCGCCGCCCTTGCCTCCGGCCCGGACTGA
- a CDS encoding cell division protein SepF, producing the protein MAGALRKTMIYLGLADGDEHYEAEQAPSIPKGEDPAADLEREPAPAPVAQPAAPKAGDDEYRAPVTPIKRAASNREEAASLRQITTVHPRSYNDAKIIGESFRDGIPVIMNVTDMGEADAKRLVDFSAGLVFGLRGSIERVTNKVFLLSPSYIEVLGDDKKISDTQASFFNQS; encoded by the coding sequence ATGGCTGGCGCTCTGCGCAAGACAATGATCTATCTTGGGCTCGCCGACGGTGACGAGCACTACGAGGCCGAGCAGGCCCCCTCCATACCCAAGGGTGAGGACCCCGCTGCGGACCTCGAACGGGAGCCGGCTCCGGCACCCGTGGCCCAACCCGCGGCCCCCAAGGCGGGCGACGACGAATACCGGGCACCGGTGACCCCCATCAAGCGTGCCGCATCAAATCGGGAAGAGGCTGCAAGCTTGCGTCAAATTACCACTGTCCACCCGCGCTCCTACAATGACGCCAAGATCATCGGGGAGAGCTTCCGTGACGGCATCCCCGTCATCATGAATGTCACCGACATGGGTGAAGCCGATGCGAAGCGGCTGGTTGACTTTTCCGCCGGCCTGGTCTTCGGCCTGCGCGGTTCGATCGAACGTGTCACCAACAAGGTGTTCCTGCTCTCGCCGTCCTACATCGAGGTCTTGGGCGATGACAAGAAGATCTCCGACACCCAGGCCAGCTTCTTCAACCAGAGCTGA
- the ftsZ gene encoding cell division protein FtsZ — MAAPQNYLAVIKVVGIGGGGVNAVNRMIDVGLRGVEFIAINTDAQALLMSDADVKLDVGRELTRGLGAGANPDVGRQAAEDHQEEIEEVLRGADMVFVTAGEGGGTGTGGAPVVARIARSLGALTIGVVTRPFTFEGRRRATSAENGIEALRDEVDTLIVIPNDRLLSISDRNVSVLDAFRSADQVLLSGVQGITDLITTPGLINLDFADVKSVMQGAGSALMGIGSARGEDRAVKAAELAIASPLLEASIDGAHGVLLSIQGGSDLGLFEINEAARLVQEVAHPEANIIFGAVIDDALGDEARVTVIAAGFDSPDSVTDVPEKAAAAQAAPPVPATVPSTGASVTNLNQWGQQSAAHVPADGGFDVELPAIVEPDLTGHRSDDLDVPDFLK, encoded by the coding sequence GTGGCAGCACCCCAGAATTACTTGGCCGTCATCAAGGTCGTCGGCATCGGCGGCGGCGGCGTAAACGCAGTGAACCGCATGATTGACGTGGGCTTGCGCGGCGTTGAGTTCATTGCCATCAACACCGACGCCCAGGCGCTGTTGATGAGTGACGCGGACGTCAAGCTCGACGTCGGGCGCGAACTGACCCGCGGGCTCGGAGCCGGTGCCAACCCCGACGTCGGACGGCAGGCGGCGGAGGACCACCAGGAGGAAATCGAAGAGGTGCTCCGCGGCGCGGACATGGTCTTCGTCACGGCCGGCGAGGGCGGTGGCACCGGCACCGGCGGCGCGCCCGTCGTGGCACGGATCGCCCGTTCACTCGGCGCCCTGACCATCGGCGTGGTCACGCGCCCGTTCACCTTTGAGGGCCGTCGCCGCGCCACGAGTGCCGAGAACGGCATCGAGGCCCTGCGCGACGAGGTCGACACCCTCATTGTGATCCCCAACGACCGCCTGCTCTCCATCAGTGACCGCAACGTCTCCGTCCTTGACGCGTTCCGCTCGGCCGATCAGGTCCTGCTCTCGGGTGTCCAGGGCATCACGGACCTGATCACCACGCCCGGCCTGATCAACCTCGACTTCGCCGACGTCAAGTCCGTCATGCAGGGTGCCGGCTCGGCCCTCATGGGCATTGGTTCGGCCCGCGGCGAGGACCGTGCCGTCAAGGCCGCCGAACTCGCCATCGCCTCACCGCTGCTGGAAGCCTCCATTGACGGCGCCCACGGCGTGCTGCTCTCCATCCAGGGCGGTTCCGACCTGGGCCTGTTCGAGATCAACGAGGCAGCCCGCCTGGTCCAGGAAGTGGCCCACCCCGAAGCCAACATCATCTTCGGCGCCGTCATTGACGACGCCCTGGGCGACGAGGCCCGCGTCACGGTCATCGCCGCAGGCTTTGACTCCCCGGACAGCGTCACGGACGTACCCGAGAAGGCCGCGGCCGCGCAGGCCGCGCCGCCGGTGCCCGCCACGGTTCCCTCCACCGGCGCCTCGGTGACAAACCTGAACCAGTGGGGCCAGCAGTCCGCGGCGCACGTGCCGGCAGACGGCGGCTTTGACGTGGAGCTGCCGGCGATCGTTGAGCCCGACCTCACGGGCCACCGTTCCGACGACCTCGACGTGCCGGACTTCCTGAAGTAG